The Pungitius pungitius chromosome 10, fPunPun2.1, whole genome shotgun sequence genome has a window encoding:
- the si:ch211-269e2.1 gene encoding cohesin subunit SA-2 isoform X1: MGRGCRHLSAVLRSEEMIQDPTAASRPAEQNKNSHDEANTSRAVNQSEDELGIASSRKSVRQRKRPHEGFENVQSKGAKAGRSSASRAGGRRGKRRHAEAVTLFDVLSMGRSAMQAVIGDWIEAYGTRRDSSLLDLISFFIQCCGCKGVVTAEMCEGKEDRDVMSKMVEELDEVAGLQYKKFLAFPWILTVTWPTDIDSAEYPLTQPGPYGRWFHSEFCDFVAALVAQCQRGVMFDGYLMNSLICLLAELSDSCVRAFRHTCTLAAVKLLSSLVAVALSLSGAIENSHELHRVQKTKTTRRRSPLKQQRIQGKITELREKRAEVETMMDVVFKGIFLKRYRDVLPEIRSLCMEELGLWMKLYGSAFLNDSCLKYVGWMMHDKVPDVRLRCVLGLQALYGDPALLPKLDLFTSRFKDRMVSMTLDKDSEVAVQTMKLLLLVSKTSDGALSDEDYRRLLRLVYSSQRPLAAAAGELLFARLLNTEAPAPDTKINEEEARERQTSARLRALLHFHQESELRSHVAYLVDSLWDGGGALLKDWPTLTSILLQEPSSRSPGLTRAEQVVLVEILVASVRQASEGPALAGRSGAKKVMSAREKRSQLDDCTKLTEHLLVVLPDLLAKFSGSCDTVASLMKIPQYFLPECPEADTPQAASRLMAEMGAALDRPAGPALLEAAARTYLSLCGGGAPWRSVARTARDSLVRRWVDNLTALLGDSLQGESPRFPADEERTADISATLKKLSAFHNCHDLLEWNLFGLLSPLLSAESGEGGAPPEVLLQVLQCLSYCMLWSLSTSSGTLNSREKAESQRLQLRLFCERSNRCLSHPDHSVQQQAFVGVCDVLTAHAHQLQRWDPSSFGPLLYTPGPRLQRALVTFVGAHVFVGADCGGQSADSEAGRPEELHRRRNLLAAFCKLIVHGVLEMSAAAEVFAYYLKYNDDYGDIIKETMYRTRQMDKLGSAHTLGLCLQQLFLRLRGEQGSGGGAHPGVQTFTGIKELARRSALTFGDLVKFRECVVVVHRNGIEFVFQEFSPTPDAPTPPYLSYLTILSEFSSKLLKPDKKIVFAYLQKHTAERVTDLQEECWQPLAYYRASLLAAAGAEDAASHASSERSPHRPGHSPSSGQKRKGNKSSGPFSPVDSEVSKGQKSSFSPSHKDADPSSGRAEPPARRLDFEGSVLGEDTVDVEL, encoded by the exons ATGGGAAGAGG ATGCAGACACCTGAGCGCTGTGTTGAGATCTGAGGAGATGATCCAAGACCCCACTGCTGCATCCAGGCCCGCAGAGCAGAA TAAGAATTCTCACGATGAGGCAAACACCTCCAGGGCTGTCAATCAATCCGAGGACGAGTTGGGGATTGCGAGCAGTCGGAAGAGCGTG AGACAAAGGAAAAGGCCACACGAGGGCTTTGAGAATGTCCAGAGCAAAGGTGCCAAGGCCGGTCGCAGCAGCGCTAGCcgggcaggaggccgccgcGGGAAGCGGAGACACGCGGAGGCCGTCACCCTGTTCGACGTGCTCAGCATGGGCCGGAGTGCCATGCAG GCGGTGATTGGTGATTGGATCGAGGCCTACGGGACGCGCAGAGACTCCTCTCTCCTCGACCTCATCAGCTTCTTCATCCAATGCTGCGGCTGCAAAG GTGTGGTCACAGCAGAGATGTGTGAGGGCAAAGAAGACCGTGACGTCATGAGCAAGATGGTGGAGGAACTGGATGAG GTCGCTGGTCTGCAGTATAAGAAGTTCTTGGCCTTTCCGTGGATCCTCACGGTCACGTGGCCCACGGACATA GACAGTGCCGAGTATCCTCTGACCCAACCCGGACCGTACGGCCGCTGGTTCCACTCCGAGTTCTGCGACTTTGTGGCGGCGCTCGTGGCTCAGTGTCAGCGCGGCGTCATGTTCGACGGTTACCTGATGAACAGCCTCATCTGCCTGCTCGCCGAGCTGTCGGACTCCTGCGTGCGGGCTTTCAGACACACCTGCACGCTCGCAG CGGTGAAGCTGCTGAGCTCGCTGGTGGCCGTGGCTCTGAGCCTGAGCGGCGCCATCGAAAACAGCCACGAGTTGCACCGGGTGCAGAAGACCAAGACGACGAGACGGAGAAGCCCTCTGAAACAGCAGAGGATACAGGGGAAGATCACAGAG CTGCGGGAGAAGAGGGCGGAGGTGGAGACCATGATGGATGTCGTCTTCAAAGGAATCTTCCTGAAAAGATATCG cgatGTGCTTCCAGAAATCCGCTCCCTCTGTATGGAGGAGTTGGGTTTGTGGATGAAGCTCTACGGCTCCGCATTTCTCAACGACAGCTGCCTTAAGTACGTGGGCTGGATGATGCACGACAAG GTGCCTGATGTGCGTCTCAGGTGTGTGTTGGGCCTCCAGGCTTTGTATGGCGATCCTGCGCTCCTCCCCAAACTGGACCTGTTCACCAGCCGCTTCAAG GACCggatggtctccatgacctTGGACAAGGACAGCGAGGTGGCGGTGCAGACCATgaaactgctgctgctcgtcTCCAA gacGTCTGACGGCGCTCTCAGTGACGAGGACTACCGGCGGCTGCTGCGGCTCGTCTACTCTTCGCAGCGGCCTCTCGCTGCCGCTGCGGGGGAGCTGCTCTTCGCGCG gcTTCTGAACACTGAAGCCCCCGCGCCTGACACCAAAATCAACGAGGAGGAGGCACGTGAGCGACAGACATCCGCCCGCCTCCGGGCTCTGCTGCACTTCCACCAGGAGTCCGAG CTGCGGAGCCACGTGGCGTACCTCgtggacagtctgtgggacggCGGCGGCGCCCTGCTGAAGGACTGGCCCACGCTCACGTCGATTCTGCTGCAGGAGCCCTCCTCACGCAGCCCCG gtctcaCCCGGGCAGAGCAGGTGGTGCTTGTGGAGATCCTTGTAGCTTCGGTGCGTCAGGCCTCCGAGGGGCCGGCGCTGGCAGGAAGGAGCGGAGCCAAGAAG GTGATGAGTGCCAGGGAAAAGAGAAGCCAGCTGGATGACTGTACTAAGCTCACTGAGCATCTTCTCGTGGTGCTTCCTGACTTACTGGCTAAG TTTTCCGGTAGCTGTGACACGGTTGCCTCCCTGATGAAGATTCCTCAGTACTTCCTCCCGGAGTGTCCCGAGGCCGACACCCCTCAG GCAGCGTCCAGGCTGATGGCAGAGATGGGAGCAGCTTTGGACCGCCCCGCGGGCCCCGCCCTTCTGGAGGCGGCAGCCCGCACGTACCTcagtctgtgtggggggggggcgccctggCGCTCCGTGGCCCGGACCGCACGAGACTCCCTGGTCCGGCGCTGGGTGGACAACCTGACCGCTCTGCTGGGGGACTCGCTCCAG GGGGAGAGTCCGCGTTTCCCTGCTGACGAAGAGAGAACTGCAGACATTTCAGCCACGTTGAAGAAACTCAGCGCTTTCCACAA CTGCCACGACCTCCTGGAGTGGAACCTGTTTGGGCTGTTGTCCCCCCTCCTGTCGGCGGAGAGCGGCGAGGGAGGAGCCCCCCCCGAG gtgctgctgcaggtccTGCAGTGCCTGTCCTACTGCATGCTGTGGTCCCTCAGCACCAGCAGTGGCACTTTAAACTCCAGA gagAAAGCCGAGTCCCAGAGACTCCAGCTGCGTCTCTTCTGTGAGAGGAGTAATCGCTGTCTCTCCCACCCCGACCACAgcgtgcagcagcag GCCTTCGTTGGAGTGTGTGACGTTCTGACGGCGCACGCCCACCAGCTGCAGCGGTGGGATCCCTCCTCCTTCGGCCCTCTGCTCTACACCCCCGGCCCCAGGCTGCAGAGGGCGCTGGTGACCTTCGTCGGCGCCCACGTCTTCGTGGGAGCCGACTGTGGCGGCCAGAGCGCCG ACTCTGAAGCGGGAAGGCCGGAGGAACTTCACAGACGGAGAAATCTGCTCGCGGCTTTCTGCAAACTGATAGTGCACGGGGTGCTGGAGATGAGCGCAGCCGCCGAGGTCTTCGCGTACTACCTGAAG TACAACGACGACTATGGAGACATCATCAAGGAGACAATGTACAGGACGAGACAGATGGACAAGCTGGGCAGCGCTCACACACTGGGGCTCTGTCTGCAGCAG CTGTTTCTCCGCCtgaggggggagcaggggagCGGCGGCGGGGCCCACCCGGGGGTGCAGACCTTCACCGGCATCAAGGAGCTCGCCAGGCGGTCCGCCCTCACCTTTGGGGACCTGGTCAAGTTCCGCGAGTGCGTCGTTGTGGTCCACAG GAACGGCATCGAGTTTGTGTTCCAGGAGTTCAGTCCGACCCCGGACGCCCCTACGCCGCCGTACCTCTCCTACCTGACCATCCTCAGCGAGTTCTCCAGCAAACTCCTCAAACCGGACAAGAAGATAGT CTTCGCGTACCTGCAGAAGCACACGGCGGAGCGCGTCACGGACCTGCAGGAGGAGTGCTGGCAGCCGCTGGCCTACTACCGCGCGTCCCTGCTGGCTGCGGCGGGAGCAGAGGACGCGGCGTCTCACGCGAGCTCCGAGAGGTCGCCGCACCGGCCCGGCCACTCGCCCTCCTCCGGACAGAAACGCAAAG GAAACAAGTCGTCCGGCCCCTTCAGCCCCGTTGACTCCGAAGTCAGCAAAGGTCAGAAGTCAAGCTTCAGTCCAAG CCACAAGGACGCGGATCCCTCCTCCGGCCGCGCCGAGCCTCCTGCGAGACGGTTGGACTTTGAGGGCTCCGTCCTCGGCGAGGACACAGTGGACGTTGAGCTGTAA
- the si:ch211-269e2.1 gene encoding cohesin subunit SA-2 isoform X2 yields the protein MGRGCRHLSAVLRSEEMIQDPTAASRPAEQNKNSHDEANTSRAVNQSEDELGIASSRKSVRQRKRPHEGFENVQSKGAKAGRSSASRAGGRRGKRRHAEAVTLFDVLSMGRSAMQAVIGDWIEAYGTRRDSSLLDLISFFIQCCGCKGVVTAEMCEGKEDRDVMSKMVEELDEVAGLQYKKFLAFPWILTVTWPTDIDSAEYPLTQPGPYGRWFHSEFCDFVAALVAQCQRGVMFDGYLMNSLICLLAELSDSCVRAFRHTCTLAAVKLLSSLVAVALSLSGAIENSHELHRVQKTKTTRRRSPLKQQRIQGKITELREKRAEVETMMDVVFKGIFLKRYRDVLPEIRSLCMEELGLWMKLYGSAFLNDSCLKYVGWMMHDKVPDVRLRCVLGLQALYGDPALLPKLDLFTSRFKDRMVSMTLDKDSEVAVQTMKLLLLVSKTSDGALSDEDYRRLLRLVYSSQRPLAAAAGELLFARLLNTEAPAPDTKINEEEARERQTSARLRALLHFHQESELRSHVAYLVDSLWDGGGALLKDWPTLTSILLQEPSSRSPGLTRAEQVVLVEILVASVRQASEGPALAGRSGAKKVMSAREKRSQLDDCTKLTEHLLVVLPDLLAKFSGSCDTVASLMKIPQYFLPECPEADTPQAASRLMAEMGAALDRPAGPALLEAAARTYLSLCGGGAPWRSVARTARDSLVRRWVDNLTALLGDSLQGESPRFPADEERTADISATLKKLSAFHNCHDLLEWNLFGLLSPLLSAESGEGGAPPEVLLQVLQCLSYCMLWSLSTSSGTLNSREKAESQRLQLRLFCERSNRCLSHPDHSVQQQAFVGVCDVLTAHAHQLQRWDPSSFGPLLYTPGPRLQRALVTFVGAHVFVGADCGGQSADSEAGRPEELHRRRNLLAAFCKLIVHGVLEMSAAAEVFAYYLKYNDDYGDIIKETMYRTRQMDKLGSAHTLGLCLQQLFLRLRGEQGSGGGAHPGVQTFTGIKELARRSALTFGDLVKFRECVVVVHRNGIEFVFQEFSPTPDAPTPPYLSYLTILSEFSSKLLKPDKKIVFAYLQKHTAERVTDLQEECWQPLAYYRASLLAAAGAEDAASHASSERSPHRPGHSPSSGQKRKGNKSSGPFSPVDSEVSKGQKSSFSPSHKDADPSSGRAEPPARRLDFEGSVLGEDTVDVEL from the exons ATGGGAAGAGG ATGCAGACACCTGAGCGCTGTGTTGAGATCTGAGGAGATGATCCAAGACCCCACTGCTGCATCCAGGCCCGCAGAGCAGAA TAAGAATTCTCACGATGAGGCAAACACCTCCAGGGCTGTCAATCAATCCGAGGACGAGTTGGGGATTGCGAGCAGTCGGAAGAGCGTG AGACAAAGGAAAAGGCCACACGAGGGCTTTGAGAATGTCCAGAGCAAAGGTGCCAAGGCCGGTCGCAGCAGCGCTAGCcgggcaggaggccgccgcGGGAAGCGGAGACACGCGGAGGCCGTCACCCTGTTCGACGTGCTCAGCATGGGCCGGAGTGCCATGCAG GCGGTGATTGGTGATTGGATCGAGGCCTACGGGACGCGCAGAGACTCCTCTCTCCTCGACCTCATCAGCTTCTTCATCCAATGCTGCGGCTGCAAAG GTGTGGTCACAGCAGAGATGTGTGAGGGCAAAGAAGACCGTGACGTCATGAGCAAGATGGTGGAGGAACTGGATGAG GTCGCTGGTCTGCAGTATAAGAAGTTCTTGGCCTTTCCGTGGATCCTCACGGTCACGTGGCCCACGGACATA GACAGTGCCGAGTATCCTCTGACCCAACCCGGACCGTACGGCCGCTGGTTCCACTCCGAGTTCTGCGACTTTGTGGCGGCGCTCGTGGCTCAGTGTCAGCGCGGCGTCATGTTCGACGGTTACCTGATGAACAGCCTCATCTGCCTGCTCGCCGAGCTGTCGGACTCCTGCGTGCGGGCTTTCAGACACACCTGCACGCTCGCAG CGGTGAAGCTGCTGAGCTCGCTGGTGGCCGTGGCTCTGAGCCTGAGCGGCGCCATCGAAAACAGCCACGAGTTGCACCGGGTGCAGAAGACCAAGACGACGAGACGGAGAAGCCCTCTGAAACAGCAGAGGATACAGGGGAAGATCACAGAG CTGCGGGAGAAGAGGGCGGAGGTGGAGACCATGATGGATGTCGTCTTCAAAGGAATCTTCCTGAAAAGATATCG cgatGTGCTTCCAGAAATCCGCTCCCTCTGTATGGAGGAGTTGGGTTTGTGGATGAAGCTCTACGGCTCCGCATTTCTCAACGACAGCTGCCTTAAGTACGTGGGCTGGATGATGCACGACAAG GTGCCTGATGTGCGTCTCAGGTGTGTGTTGGGCCTCCAGGCTTTGTATGGCGATCCTGCGCTCCTCCCCAAACTGGACCTGTTCACCAGCCGCTTCAAG GACCggatggtctccatgacctTGGACAAGGACAGCGAGGTGGCGGTGCAGACCATgaaactgctgctgctcgtcTCCAA gacGTCTGACGGCGCTCTCAGTGACGAGGACTACCGGCGGCTGCTGCGGCTCGTCTACTCTTCGCAGCGGCCTCTCGCTGCCGCTGCGGGGGAGCTGCTCTTCGCGCG gcTTCTGAACACTGAAGCCCCCGCGCCTGACACCAAAATCAACGAGGAGGAGGCACGTGAGCGACAGACATCCGCCCGCCTCCGGGCTCTGCTGCACTTCCACCAGGAGTCCGAG CTGCGGAGCCACGTGGCGTACCTCgtggacagtctgtgggacggCGGCGGCGCCCTGCTGAAGGACTGGCCCACGCTCACGTCGATTCTGCTGCAGGAGCCCTCCTCACGCAGCCCCG gtctcaCCCGGGCAGAGCAGGTGGTGCTTGTGGAGATCCTTGTAGCTTCGGTGCGTCAGGCCTCCGAGGGGCCGGCGCTGGCAGGAAGGAGCGGAGCCAAGAAG GTGATGAGTGCCAGGGAAAAGAGAAGCCAGCTGGATGACTGTACTAAGCTCACTGAGCATCTTCTCGTGGTGCTTCCTGACTTACTGGCTAAG TTTTCCGGTAGCTGTGACACGGTTGCCTCCCTGATGAAGATTCCTCAGTACTTCCTCCCGGAGTGTCCCGAGGCCGACACCCCTCAG GCAGCGTCCAGGCTGATGGCAGAGATGGGAGCAGCTTTGGACCGCCCCGCGGGCCCCGCCCTTCTGGAGGCGGCAGCCCGCACGTACCTcagtctgtgtggggggggggcgccctggCGCTCCGTGGCCCGGACCGCACGAGACTCCCTGGTCCGGCGCTGGGTGGACAACCTGACCGCTCTGCTGGGGGACTCGCTCCAG GGGGAGAGTCCGCGTTTCCCTGCTGACGAAGAGAGAACTGCAGACATTTCAGCCACGTTGAAGAAACTCAGCGCTTTCCACAA CTGCCACGACCTCCTGGAGTGGAACCTGTTTGGGCTGTTGTCCCCCCTCCTGTCGGCGGAGAGCGGCGAGGGAGGAGCCCCCCCCGAG gtgctgctgcaggtccTGCAGTGCCTGTCCTACTGCATGCTGTGGTCCCTCAGCACCAGCAGTGGCACTTTAAACTCCAGA gagAAAGCCGAGTCCCAGAGACTCCAGCTGCGTCTCTTCTGTGAGAGGAGTAATCGCTGTCTCTCCCACCCCGACCACAgcgtgcagcagcag GCCTTCGTTGGAGTGTGTGACGTTCTGACGGCGCACGCCCACCAGCTGCAGCGGTGGGATCCCTCCTCCTTCGGCCCTCTGCTCTACACCCCCGGCCCCAGGCTGCAGAGGGCGCTGGTGACCTTCGTCGGCGCCCACGTCTTCGTGGGAGCCGACTGTGGCGGCCAGAGCGCCG ACTCTGAAGCGGGAAGGCCGGAGGAACTTCACAGACGGAGAAATCTGCTCGCGGCTTTCTGCAAACTGATAGTGCACGGGGTGCTGGAGATGAGCGCAGCCGCCGAGGTCTTCGCGTACTACCTGAAG TACAACGACGACTATGGAGACATCATCAAGGAGACAATGTACAGGACGAGACAGATGGACAAGCTGGGCAGCGCTCACACACTGGGGCTCTGTCTGCAGCAG CTGTTTCTCCGCCtgaggggggagcaggggagCGGCGGCGGGGCCCACCCGGGGGTGCAGACCTTCACCGGCATCAAGGAGCTCGCCAGGCGGTCCGCCCTCACCTTTGGGGACCTGGTCAAGTTCCGCGAGTGCGTCGTTGTGGTCCACAG GAACGGCATCGAGTTTGTGTTCCAGGAGTTCAGTCCGACCCCGGACGCCCCTACGCCGCCGTACCTCTCCTACCTGACCATCCTCAGCGAGTTCTCCAGCAAACTCCTCAAACCGGACAAGAAGATAGT CTTCGCGTACCTGCAGAAGCACACGGCGGAGCGCGTCACGGACCTGCAGGAGGAGTGCTGGCAGCCGCTGGCCTACTACCGCGCGTCCCTGCTGGCTGCGGCGGGAGCAGAGGACGCGGCGTCTCACGCGAGCTCCGAGAGGTCGCCGCACCGGCCCGGCCACTCGCCCTCCTCCGGACAGAAACGCAAAG GAAACAAGTCGTCCGGCCCCTTCAGCCCCGTTGACTCCGAAGTCAGCAAAGGTCAGAAGTCAAGCTTCAGTCCAAG CCACAAGGACGCGGATCCCTCCTCCGGCCGCGCCGAGCCTCCTGCGAGACGGTTGGACTTTGAGGGCTCCGTCCTCGGCGAGGACACAGTGGACGTTGAGCT ATAA
- the si:ch211-269e2.1 gene encoding cohesin subunit SA-2 isoform X3: MGRGCRHLSAVLRSEEMIQDPTAASRPAEQNKNSHDEANTSRAVNQSEDELGIASSRKSVRQRKRPHEGFENVQSKGAKAGRSSASRAGGRRGKRRHAEAVTLFDVLSMGRSAMQAVIGDWIEAYGTRRDSSLLDLISFFIQCCGCKGVVTAEMCEGKEDRDVMSKMVEELDEVAGLQYKKFLAFPWILTVTWPTDIDSAEYPLTQPGPYGRWFHSEFCDFVAALVAQCQRGVMFDGYLMNSLICLLAELSDSCVRAFRHTCTLAAVKLLSSLVAVALSLSGAIENSHELHRVQKTKTTRRRSPLKQQRIQGKITELREKRAEVETMMDVVFKGIFLKRYRDVLPEIRSLCMEELGLWMKLYGSAFLNDSCLKYVGWMMHDKVPDVRLRCVLGLQALYGDPALLPKLDLFTSRFKDRMVSMTLDKDSEVAVQTMKLLLLVSKTSDGALSDEDYRRLLRLVYSSQRPLAAAAGELLFARLLNTEAPAPDTKINEEEARERQTSARLRALLHFHQESELRSHVAYLVDSLWDGGGALLKDWPTLTSILLQEPSSRSPGLTRAEQVVLVEILVASVRQASEGPALAGRSGAKKVMSAREKRSQLDDCTKLTEHLLVVLPDLLAKFSGSCDTVASLMKIPQYFLPECPEADTPQAASRLMAEMGAALDRPAGPALLEAAARTYLSLCGGGAPWRSVARTARDSLVRRWVDNLTALLGDSLQGESPRFPADEERTADISATLKKLSAFHNCHDLLEWNLFGLLSPLLSAESGEGGAPPEEKAESQRLQLRLFCERSNRCLSHPDHSVQQQAFVGVCDVLTAHAHQLQRWDPSSFGPLLYTPGPRLQRALVTFVGAHVFVGADCGGQSADSEAGRPEELHRRRNLLAAFCKLIVHGVLEMSAAAEVFAYYLKYNDDYGDIIKETMYRTRQMDKLGSAHTLGLCLQQLFLRLRGEQGSGGGAHPGVQTFTGIKELARRSALTFGDLVKFRECVVVVHRNGIEFVFQEFSPTPDAPTPPYLSYLTILSEFSSKLLKPDKKIVFAYLQKHTAERVTDLQEECWQPLAYYRASLLAAAGAEDAASHASSERSPHRPGHSPSSGQKRKGNKSSGPFSPVDSEVSKGQKSSFSPSHKDADPSSGRAEPPARRLDFEGSVLGEDTVDVEL; encoded by the exons ATGGGAAGAGG ATGCAGACACCTGAGCGCTGTGTTGAGATCTGAGGAGATGATCCAAGACCCCACTGCTGCATCCAGGCCCGCAGAGCAGAA TAAGAATTCTCACGATGAGGCAAACACCTCCAGGGCTGTCAATCAATCCGAGGACGAGTTGGGGATTGCGAGCAGTCGGAAGAGCGTG AGACAAAGGAAAAGGCCACACGAGGGCTTTGAGAATGTCCAGAGCAAAGGTGCCAAGGCCGGTCGCAGCAGCGCTAGCcgggcaggaggccgccgcGGGAAGCGGAGACACGCGGAGGCCGTCACCCTGTTCGACGTGCTCAGCATGGGCCGGAGTGCCATGCAG GCGGTGATTGGTGATTGGATCGAGGCCTACGGGACGCGCAGAGACTCCTCTCTCCTCGACCTCATCAGCTTCTTCATCCAATGCTGCGGCTGCAAAG GTGTGGTCACAGCAGAGATGTGTGAGGGCAAAGAAGACCGTGACGTCATGAGCAAGATGGTGGAGGAACTGGATGAG GTCGCTGGTCTGCAGTATAAGAAGTTCTTGGCCTTTCCGTGGATCCTCACGGTCACGTGGCCCACGGACATA GACAGTGCCGAGTATCCTCTGACCCAACCCGGACCGTACGGCCGCTGGTTCCACTCCGAGTTCTGCGACTTTGTGGCGGCGCTCGTGGCTCAGTGTCAGCGCGGCGTCATGTTCGACGGTTACCTGATGAACAGCCTCATCTGCCTGCTCGCCGAGCTGTCGGACTCCTGCGTGCGGGCTTTCAGACACACCTGCACGCTCGCAG CGGTGAAGCTGCTGAGCTCGCTGGTGGCCGTGGCTCTGAGCCTGAGCGGCGCCATCGAAAACAGCCACGAGTTGCACCGGGTGCAGAAGACCAAGACGACGAGACGGAGAAGCCCTCTGAAACAGCAGAGGATACAGGGGAAGATCACAGAG CTGCGGGAGAAGAGGGCGGAGGTGGAGACCATGATGGATGTCGTCTTCAAAGGAATCTTCCTGAAAAGATATCG cgatGTGCTTCCAGAAATCCGCTCCCTCTGTATGGAGGAGTTGGGTTTGTGGATGAAGCTCTACGGCTCCGCATTTCTCAACGACAGCTGCCTTAAGTACGTGGGCTGGATGATGCACGACAAG GTGCCTGATGTGCGTCTCAGGTGTGTGTTGGGCCTCCAGGCTTTGTATGGCGATCCTGCGCTCCTCCCCAAACTGGACCTGTTCACCAGCCGCTTCAAG GACCggatggtctccatgacctTGGACAAGGACAGCGAGGTGGCGGTGCAGACCATgaaactgctgctgctcgtcTCCAA gacGTCTGACGGCGCTCTCAGTGACGAGGACTACCGGCGGCTGCTGCGGCTCGTCTACTCTTCGCAGCGGCCTCTCGCTGCCGCTGCGGGGGAGCTGCTCTTCGCGCG gcTTCTGAACACTGAAGCCCCCGCGCCTGACACCAAAATCAACGAGGAGGAGGCACGTGAGCGACAGACATCCGCCCGCCTCCGGGCTCTGCTGCACTTCCACCAGGAGTCCGAG CTGCGGAGCCACGTGGCGTACCTCgtggacagtctgtgggacggCGGCGGCGCCCTGCTGAAGGACTGGCCCACGCTCACGTCGATTCTGCTGCAGGAGCCCTCCTCACGCAGCCCCG gtctcaCCCGGGCAGAGCAGGTGGTGCTTGTGGAGATCCTTGTAGCTTCGGTGCGTCAGGCCTCCGAGGGGCCGGCGCTGGCAGGAAGGAGCGGAGCCAAGAAG GTGATGAGTGCCAGGGAAAAGAGAAGCCAGCTGGATGACTGTACTAAGCTCACTGAGCATCTTCTCGTGGTGCTTCCTGACTTACTGGCTAAG TTTTCCGGTAGCTGTGACACGGTTGCCTCCCTGATGAAGATTCCTCAGTACTTCCTCCCGGAGTGTCCCGAGGCCGACACCCCTCAG GCAGCGTCCAGGCTGATGGCAGAGATGGGAGCAGCTTTGGACCGCCCCGCGGGCCCCGCCCTTCTGGAGGCGGCAGCCCGCACGTACCTcagtctgtgtggggggggggcgccctggCGCTCCGTGGCCCGGACCGCACGAGACTCCCTGGTCCGGCGCTGGGTGGACAACCTGACCGCTCTGCTGGGGGACTCGCTCCAG GGGGAGAGTCCGCGTTTCCCTGCTGACGAAGAGAGAACTGCAGACATTTCAGCCACGTTGAAGAAACTCAGCGCTTTCCACAA CTGCCACGACCTCCTGGAGTGGAACCTGTTTGGGCTGTTGTCCCCCCTCCTGTCGGCGGAGAGCGGCGAGGGAGGAGCCCCCCCCGAG gagAAAGCCGAGTCCCAGAGACTCCAGCTGCGTCTCTTCTGTGAGAGGAGTAATCGCTGTCTCTCCCACCCCGACCACAgcgtgcagcagcag GCCTTCGTTGGAGTGTGTGACGTTCTGACGGCGCACGCCCACCAGCTGCAGCGGTGGGATCCCTCCTCCTTCGGCCCTCTGCTCTACACCCCCGGCCCCAGGCTGCAGAGGGCGCTGGTGACCTTCGTCGGCGCCCACGTCTTCGTGGGAGCCGACTGTGGCGGCCAGAGCGCCG ACTCTGAAGCGGGAAGGCCGGAGGAACTTCACAGACGGAGAAATCTGCTCGCGGCTTTCTGCAAACTGATAGTGCACGGGGTGCTGGAGATGAGCGCAGCCGCCGAGGTCTTCGCGTACTACCTGAAG TACAACGACGACTATGGAGACATCATCAAGGAGACAATGTACAGGACGAGACAGATGGACAAGCTGGGCAGCGCTCACACACTGGGGCTCTGTCTGCAGCAG CTGTTTCTCCGCCtgaggggggagcaggggagCGGCGGCGGGGCCCACCCGGGGGTGCAGACCTTCACCGGCATCAAGGAGCTCGCCAGGCGGTCCGCCCTCACCTTTGGGGACCTGGTCAAGTTCCGCGAGTGCGTCGTTGTGGTCCACAG GAACGGCATCGAGTTTGTGTTCCAGGAGTTCAGTCCGACCCCGGACGCCCCTACGCCGCCGTACCTCTCCTACCTGACCATCCTCAGCGAGTTCTCCAGCAAACTCCTCAAACCGGACAAGAAGATAGT CTTCGCGTACCTGCAGAAGCACACGGCGGAGCGCGTCACGGACCTGCAGGAGGAGTGCTGGCAGCCGCTGGCCTACTACCGCGCGTCCCTGCTGGCTGCGGCGGGAGCAGAGGACGCGGCGTCTCACGCGAGCTCCGAGAGGTCGCCGCACCGGCCCGGCCACTCGCCCTCCTCCGGACAGAAACGCAAAG GAAACAAGTCGTCCGGCCCCTTCAGCCCCGTTGACTCCGAAGTCAGCAAAGGTCAGAAGTCAAGCTTCAGTCCAAG CCACAAGGACGCGGATCCCTCCTCCGGCCGCGCCGAGCCTCCTGCGAGACGGTTGGACTTTGAGGGCTCCGTCCTCGGCGAGGACACAGTGGACGTTGAGCTGTAA